From a single Streptomyces misionensis genomic region:
- a CDS encoding class I SAM-dependent methyltransferase, translated as MPLLRDADLAAAFDRAADHYDLLLAANPGHYTHLRRSARRLGLRTPGTGLRVLDLGCGTGGSTAALAAAVPGADITAVDASAGMLRRAARRSWPRPVRFVHAPVERLAEAGVHGPFDAVFAAYLLRNTADPDAVLAHAHRLLAPHGRLAVHEYALSGRAAHRAVWSAVCGGLVLPVATLLGDGPLYRHLWRSVATFDTAGQLGRRVRRAGFERVRVLPLPGWQTGITHTVVGRRPCAGTEGAGR; from the coding sequence ATGCCCCTGCTGCGCGACGCCGACCTGGCCGCCGCGTTCGACCGCGCCGCCGACCACTACGACCTGCTGCTGGCGGCCAACCCCGGCCACTACACCCACCTGCGCCGCTCCGCCCGCCGCCTCGGCCTGCGAACTCCGGGGACGGGACTGCGTGTTCTGGACCTCGGCTGCGGCACGGGGGGTTCCACCGCGGCGCTGGCCGCCGCGGTGCCGGGCGCGGACATCACGGCCGTCGACGCCTCGGCCGGCATGCTGCGGCGCGCCGCCCGCCGGTCCTGGCCGCGCCCGGTGCGCTTCGTGCACGCCCCGGTGGAACGCCTCGCCGAGGCCGGGGTGCACGGCCCGTTCGACGCGGTCTTCGCCGCCTACCTGCTGCGCAACACCGCCGATCCGGACGCCGTCCTCGCGCACGCCCACCGGCTGCTCGCGCCGCACGGCCGGCTGGCGGTGCACGAGTACGCGCTGAGCGGGCGCGCGGCGCACCGCGCGGTGTGGAGCGCGGTGTGCGGCGGGCTCGTCCTGCCGGTCGCCACCCTGCTCGGCGACGGGCCGCTCTACCGCCATCTGTGGCGCAGCGTCGCCACGTTCGACACGGCCGGGCAACTGGGCCGGCGGGTGCGGCGGGCCGGGTTCGAGCGGGTGCGGGTGCTGCCGCTGCCGGGCTGGCAGACGGGCATCACCCA